One window of uncultured Methanoregula sp. genomic DNA carries:
- a CDS encoding thiamine pyrophosphate-dependent enzyme, translating into MACKTCELFDAGHRACGGCGAALAARLVTQAAGPESIFVSSTGCMEVFSTPYPETAWKVPWIHSLFENAAAVASGIDAALKKQGRKEKIVIMAGDGATFDIGMISISGAFERGHDFTYICYDNEAYMNTGIQRSGATPYDASTTTSPAGSHSFGNKRPKKDMPGILAAHGAPYVATASIAYPTDLMQKVEKALNTKGPCYVQVHAPCCTGWGFEGEQTIAIAKLAIETGLWVNFEMVDGKVVKVKKVVRKPVEDYLKTQKRFRHLFKPKRQDAELAAIQAIADRNAEKYGIDIKLPPKKE; encoded by the coding sequence ATGGCATGCAAAACGTGTGAACTTTTCGATGCGGGCCACCGTGCCTGCGGGGGCTGCGGTGCCGCGCTTGCCGCCCGGCTCGTTACCCAGGCCGCAGGACCTGAATCTATCTTCGTATCATCTACGGGATGTATGGAAGTCTTCTCTACACCCTATCCTGAGACTGCCTGGAAAGTCCCGTGGATCCACTCGCTCTTCGAGAATGCGGCTGCAGTAGCATCGGGTATCGATGCAGCGCTCAAGAAACAGGGCAGGAAAGAGAAGATCGTGATCATGGCCGGTGACGGGGCAACCTTCGATATCGGTATGATCTCCATAAGCGGCGCCTTCGAGCGCGGCCACGACTTCACCTACATCTGCTACGACAACGAGGCGTACATGAACACCGGTATCCAGCGGTCCGGTGCAACCCCCTACGATGCCAGCACTACGACAAGCCCCGCAGGCTCACATTCATTTGGCAACAAGCGGCCCAAGAAGGACATGCCGGGAATACTTGCGGCTCACGGAGCCCCATACGTTGCTACCGCATCCATTGCTTACCCGACTGACCTCATGCAAAAAGTGGAGAAAGCGCTCAACACCAAAGGCCCCTGCTATGTGCAGGTCCATGCTCCATGCTGCACGGGCTGGGGATTCGAAGGCGAACAAACGATTGCCATTGCAAAACTCGCCATCGAGACCGGGCTCTGGGTGAACTTCGAGATGGTGGATGGCAAAGTAGTGAAAGTGAAAAAAGTCGTTCGGAAGCCCGTTGAGGATTACCTCAAGACCCAGAAGAGATTCCGCCATCTCTTCAAACCAAAGAGACAGGATGCCGAGTTAGCAGCTATCCAGGCAATTGCGGACCGAAACGCAGAAAAATACGGGATCGACATCAAGCTCCCGCCAAAGAAAGAATAA
- a CDS encoding transketolase C-terminal domain-containing protein, with protein sequence MMEITEGSHAVAEAVRLCRPQVVSAYPITPQTHIVEALADFVANNTLDAEYITVENELSALSACVGASAAGSRTYSATTSQGLMLMAEVVFNAAGMRLPIIMSIANRAMGAPLSIWNDMQDSISLRDAGWLQFYAEDNQEATDLHFLAYKVAEDPTIQLPAFVCFDGFILSHTYEPVDILSQEQVDSYLPKFAPAERLDAKDPISFGMYATPEYYLEFRYEMDEAQKRAKGVIAKYGKEFGHLFGRDYSALIEGYRLEDAETAIVAMGSICGTVKDAIDEMRAEGKKVGLLKIRVFRPFPSEEIAKALSHVKRVAVLDKNISLGGKGGATAIEVRDAMYGSTTPIKGYVLGLGGRDIRKKDIKEIVSLSEKGVGDQFYGLRKELI encoded by the coding sequence ATGATGGAAATTACTGAAGGGTCGCACGCGGTTGCCGAAGCGGTTCGCCTCTGCCGGCCCCAGGTTGTCTCGGCATATCCGATCACACCCCAGACCCACATCGTCGAGGCACTTGCCGATTTCGTGGCAAACAATACCCTCGATGCTGAATATATCACTGTCGAGAACGAGCTCTCGGCACTCTCTGCCTGTGTCGGTGCAAGCGCAGCCGGTTCCAGGACCTACTCCGCAACTACATCGCAGGGCCTTATGCTGATGGCCGAGGTCGTATTCAACGCAGCAGGCATGCGCCTGCCAATCATCATGTCCATTGCCAACCGGGCCATGGGTGCTCCCCTTTCGATCTGGAACGACATGCAGGACTCGATCTCGCTGCGCGATGCCGGCTGGCTCCAGTTCTATGCCGAGGATAACCAGGAGGCAACTGACCTGCATTTCCTCGCATACAAGGTGGCAGAAGACCCCACGATCCAGCTCCCGGCCTTTGTCTGTTTCGACGGTTTCATCCTCTCCCATACCTATGAACCCGTGGACATACTCTCGCAGGAACAGGTCGACTCCTATCTCCCGAAATTCGCCCCGGCCGAGCGCCTGGACGCAAAAGACCCCATCAGTTTCGGTATGTACGCGACTCCTGAATACTACCTCGAATTCCGGTATGAGATGGACGAAGCCCAGAAACGGGCAAAGGGTGTTATCGCAAAGTACGGCAAGGAGTTCGGCCACCTCTTTGGCAGGGACTATAGTGCCCTGATCGAAGGATACCGGCTGGAGGATGCGGAGACCGCTATCGTTGCCATGGGTTCAATATGCGGTACGGTCAAGGACGCTATCGACGAGATGCGGGCAGAAGGGAAGAAAGTCGGGCTTCTCAAGATCCGGGTCTTCCGGCCGTTCCCGTCCGAGGAGATCGCAAAGGCGCTCTCGCACGTAAAGCGGGTTGCAGTGCTCGACAAGAATATCTCGCTCGGGGGAAAAGGCGGTGCCACCGCTATTGAGGTGCGGGACGCAATGTACGGATCAACCACCCCCATCAAGGGATATGTCCTCGGACTTGGCGGAAGGGACATCCGGAAAAAGGATATCAAAGAGATTGTCTCACTCTCGGAGAAAGGTGTTGGCGATCAATTTTATGGCCTCAGGAAGGAGTTGATCTGA
- a CDS encoding adenosylhomocysteinase — MSSGKLKIEWAAQYMPVLAAIKKQFVKEKPFAGMTIGMALHVEAKTANLVSTLAAGGAEVHITGCNPLSTQDDVAEALNDVKNVHCYAKRACSVDEYYAAIDQVLDAKPVITIDDGMDLIHYIHTKRRDLIKRVIGGCEETTTGIHRLKAMAAEGKLEFPVVAVNDTPMKHFFDNVHGTGESVLSSIMITTNTLIAGKYFVVAGYGYCGRGLARKAHGLGAKVVVTEIDPRRALEAHMDGFMVMTMEDAAAIGDIFVTTTGNMGVIAAKHFKKLKNGAILANAGHFNVEIDIDWLRKNADTIIERDGIETFVLGKKSVHVLAEGRLVNLATPKGMGHPIEVMDLSFALQALCTLHIAKNGRNMKGGVYDVPNEIDEQVANLKLGSLGLSIDSLSKEQKKYSCSWDIGT; from the coding sequence ATGAGCTCAGGAAAGCTGAAGATCGAATGGGCAGCGCAGTACATGCCGGTGCTCGCAGCCATAAAAAAACAGTTTGTCAAGGAAAAACCGTTTGCTGGTATGACGATTGGCATGGCTCTCCATGTTGAGGCCAAGACAGCAAATCTCGTGTCCACGCTCGCTGCTGGAGGTGCCGAGGTGCATATCACCGGCTGCAACCCGCTCTCCACGCAGGATGATGTGGCAGAGGCCCTCAATGACGTGAAAAATGTTCACTGCTATGCAAAGCGGGCCTGCTCAGTGGACGAGTACTATGCTGCCATCGATCAGGTGCTGGATGCAAAGCCGGTCATCACCATCGATGACGGTATGGATCTCATCCACTACATCCACACCAAGCGCCGCGACCTCATCAAGAGGGTTATCGGGGGCTGCGAGGAGACCACTACCGGTATTCACCGGCTTAAGGCAATGGCTGCCGAAGGCAAGCTGGAGTTCCCCGTTGTTGCCGTTAACGATACCCCTATGAAACATTTCTTCGATAATGTCCATGGCACCGGAGAGAGTGTCCTCTCGTCTATCATGATCACCACGAACACCCTCATTGCCGGGAAATACTTCGTGGTTGCCGGGTACGGCTACTGCGGCCGGGGCCTTGCCAGGAAAGCCCACGGGCTTGGCGCAAAAGTCGTTGTGACCGAGATCGATCCCCGCCGTGCCCTTGAAGCGCACATGGATGGGTTCATGGTCATGACCATGGAAGATGCAGCAGCTATTGGCGATATCTTCGTCACCACGACCGGCAACATGGGTGTGATTGCGGCAAAACACTTTAAAAAACTCAAGAATGGAGCAATCCTCGCAAATGCCGGCCACTTCAATGTCGAGATCGATATCGACTGGCTACGAAAGAACGCAGACACTATTATCGAACGTGATGGCATCGAGACATTTGTGCTCGGCAAAAAGTCAGTCCACGTCCTTGCTGAGGGCCGTCTCGTGAATCTCGCCACGCCCAAGGGGATGGGCCACCCGATCGAGGTCATGGACCTGAGCTTCGCGCTCCAGGCGCTCTGCACCCTTCACATTGCAAAGAACGGCAGGAATATGAAGGGCGGCGTGTACGATGTGCCGAACGAAATCGACGAACAGGTTGCGAATCTCAAGCTCGGTTCACTCGGCCTTTCGATCGATTCGCTGAGTAAGGAACAGAAGAAATATTCCTGCAGCTGGGATATCGGGACATAA
- a CDS encoding FKBP-type peptidyl-prolyl cis-trans isomerase codes for MKKSEKVKGKEAVAAKRTRNRLYAGIAIAVILVVVAAVAAFFLFNTSGARAGDSVSVYYTGTLDDGTVFYSNLNSSPLTFTMGDVNLIPGFEEAITGMTPGMTKTVRVPVDKAYGAYKQDLVHVVNRSTLPSDMDPVIGAHYTIRRTTDGANAYVRIINVTPSTVTWDENHDLAGKDLTYTITVTAVEKK; via the coding sequence ATGAAAAAATCTGAAAAGGTCAAGGGAAAAGAGGCGGTTGCTGCGAAAAGAACGCGAAACCGGTTGTATGCGGGTATTGCCATTGCCGTGATCCTTGTAGTTGTTGCGGCTGTTGCTGCATTTTTCCTGTTCAATACTTCTGGTGCACGGGCAGGAGATTCCGTTTCCGTGTATTATACAGGCACTCTTGATGATGGTACTGTTTTTTATTCAAATCTGAATAGTTCCCCCCTGACATTCACCATGGGTGATGTAAATCTGATCCCCGGTTTTGAAGAAGCAATAACCGGTATGACCCCGGGTATGACAAAGACCGTCAGGGTACCTGTCGACAAGGCCTACGGGGCTTACAAACAGGATCTCGTGCATGTCGTGAACCGTTCAACGCTTCCCTCTGATATGGACCCGGTCATCGGCGCACATTATACTATTCGGAGGACCACGGATGGGGCGAATGCCTATGTCAGGATCATCAACGTAACCCCTTCAACGGTCACCTGGGATGAGAACCACGATCTCGCAGGAAAAGACCTGACCTATACAATCACCGTGACAGCGGTTGAAAAGAAATAA
- a CDS encoding protealysin inhibitor emfourin, protein MLIRKWVIICSVVLLIALVFSGCLWVKTPVVSQTAPPSIFVDYHRTGGIAGLGDRLVLFDNGAGIISGRTRNTEITLNQTDLDRISTLFDQAQFSMLEGNYTSRHGSADLIQYSISYHGKTVKTEDSATPPALQPVIDELNRIVSQSERASLIPALSRIPT, encoded by the coding sequence ATGCTTATCAGGAAATGGGTAATCATATGTTCAGTTGTTCTTCTGATTGCACTGGTATTCTCCGGGTGCCTTTGGGTAAAGACGCCTGTTGTATCTCAGACCGCACCTCCCTCGATCTTCGTTGATTACCACCGTACTGGGGGGATTGCGGGACTTGGCGACCGTCTGGTGCTTTTTGACAACGGGGCGGGAATTATCTCCGGCAGGACCAGAAATACCGAGATTACCCTGAACCAGACCGATCTCGATCGTATCTCGACCCTGTTTGACCAGGCCCAGTTCTCTATGCTCGAGGGAAATTATACTTCCCGGCATGGCAGTGCTGATTTAATCCAGTACAGTATCAGTTATCACGGTAAAACTGTAAAAACAGAGGATTCGGCAACGCCGCCTGCACTACAACCCGTGATCGATGAACTTAATCGCATAGTAAGCCAGAGTGAGAGAGCCAGTCTCATCCCCGCTCTATCCCGCATCCCGACATAG
- a CDS encoding phenylalanine--tRNA ligase subunit alpha, whose product MAELTQNEKRLLAMLENEKMADAPHLSGLMGATPEAVVQWAHLLEDKGLATVKRIVAKEFVLTDEGNAYAKNGLPETQLLRFILPGTTLADLQKHEAFKIGFGQLRKKGLVKVERTAVSKTPGASTDADEAALRNPDAADPKTKDLLKRGILQECETVRYSLAITPEGLAVAKKGLDLRSETGTLTRDQIISGEWKNLNLRKYDVSKLPKKAYPGKIHPYQRIIAEMREILLEMGFEELYGGIVQQSFWNFDALFQPQDHPAREMQDTFYLKETLPLPKGYEKVKAMHISGGETSSTGWGGIWREEKAEQCVLRTHTTSVSIQHLAQNLKPPVKAFCVGRVYRRETIDTTHLAEFEQLEGIVMDENVSFGNLLGILREFYNRMGFESVRFKPSFYPYTEPSLDAEVYVEGIGWIEMGGAGVFREEVTAPLGVTYPVLAWGLGVSRIAMLRLGLKDLRLLHKSDVAFLRETPSLRHSKGGL is encoded by the coding sequence ATGGCGGAACTGACGCAGAACGAGAAGCGGTTGCTTGCAATGCTTGAGAACGAGAAGATGGCGGATGCCCCGCATCTCTCCGGCCTGATGGGGGCAACACCCGAAGCCGTGGTGCAGTGGGCCCATCTTCTTGAGGATAAGGGACTTGCCACCGTCAAGCGGATCGTGGCAAAGGAGTTTGTGCTCACGGACGAGGGAAATGCCTATGCAAAGAACGGCCTTCCCGAGACCCAGCTCCTCCGCTTCATCTTGCCCGGCACAACGCTTGCCGATCTCCAGAAACACGAGGCGTTCAAAATCGGTTTTGGCCAGCTGAGGAAGAAGGGACTTGTCAAAGTCGAGAGAACCGCTGTTTCAAAAACGCCGGGAGCCTCCACGGATGCGGACGAGGCTGCGCTTCGGAACCCGGATGCAGCTGATCCTAAAACAAAGGATCTTCTCAAACGCGGGATCCTCCAGGAGTGCGAGACCGTCCGGTACTCCCTTGCCATTACTCCTGAAGGTCTCGCGGTTGCCAAAAAAGGTCTCGACCTCCGATCAGAGACCGGCACCCTCACCCGCGACCAGATCATATCAGGCGAATGGAAGAATCTCAATCTCCGCAAATACGACGTGAGCAAACTCCCGAAGAAGGCGTACCCCGGCAAGATTCACCCGTACCAGCGGATCATCGCCGAAATGCGGGAGATCCTCCTCGAGATGGGCTTCGAGGAACTCTACGGCGGTATTGTCCAGCAGTCCTTCTGGAACTTCGATGCTCTCTTCCAGCCGCAGGATCACCCGGCCCGGGAGATGCAGGATACATTCTACCTCAAAGAGACCCTCCCGCTCCCGAAAGGGTACGAGAAAGTCAAAGCCATGCACATATCCGGCGGGGAGACTTCATCCACCGGCTGGGGGGGCATATGGCGGGAGGAGAAAGCCGAACAGTGCGTGCTCCGCACCCACACAACAAGCGTCTCCATCCAGCACCTTGCACAGAACTTAAAGCCGCCGGTCAAGGCCTTCTGCGTTGGCCGTGTCTACCGGCGCGAGACGATCGACACCACCCATCTTGCCGAGTTCGAGCAGCTCGAAGGGATTGTCATGGATGAGAACGTCTCGTTTGGGAACCTGCTCGGGATCCTCCGCGAGTTCTACAACCGGATGGGTTTCGAGAGCGTACGGTTCAAGCCATCGTTCTATCCCTACACCGAGCCAAGCCTGGATGCTGAAGTGTATGTTGAAGGCATTGGCTGGATCGAGATGGGCGGGGCCGGCGTCTTCCGCGAGGAGGTTACTGCACCGCTCGGGGTAACCTATCCCGTTCTTGCCTGGGGTCTCGGTGTGAGCCGGATCGCGATGCTCCGGCTCGGCCTCAAGGACCTCCGCCTCCTGCACAAGAGCGATGTGGCGTTCCTCCGGGAGACCCCTTCCCTGCGGCATTCGAAAGGAGGGCTCTGA
- a CDS encoding 4Fe-4S binding protein: MALAVGCRARPGKSRDNKTGSWRVFKPIFDHEKCSKCGMCKTLCPEGCIYEEAEGFFDPDYAYCKGCGICAAECPKDAITMKQEEK; this comes from the coding sequence ATGGCACTCGCCGTAGGATGCCGGGCAAGGCCGGGCAAATCACGGGATAACAAGACCGGTTCGTGGCGGGTCTTCAAACCCATCTTCGACCACGAGAAGTGTTCGAAGTGCGGAATGTGCAAAACCCTCTGTCCTGAAGGATGCATTTACGAGGAAGCCGAAGGTTTCTTCGATCCCGATTATGCCTACTGCAAAGGCTGCGGGATCTGCGCTGCCGAATGTCCCAAGGATGCAATAACCATGAAACAGGAGGAGAAGTAG
- the nifB gene encoding nitrogenase cofactor biosynthesis protein NifB has product MADEVRIADVNGKKVQWDPAQMRRIQEHPCFSEKACHGFGRCHIPVAPKCNIQCNYCVRDFDCVNESRPGVTTKVLNPDESMDLVKKVVEKYNYIKVVGIAGPGDPLDNEETFETLKRLHEQYPNVIKCISTNGLLLPDKIDLLEKYDVGNITVTLNAIDPDIGAKIYQHVDYQGKRYTGLEAAKLLLSQQMKGIEEAVKRKMIVKINTVYIPGINEDHIPAIAKKVGEMGVYTFNLIPLIAQYKFANIAPPTPEMKKKMQDECGKYVKQMRHCQRCRADAIGKLGHDVQSCMYEK; this is encoded by the coding sequence ATGGCTGATGAAGTGAGGATCGCAGACGTCAATGGGAAAAAGGTCCAGTGGGATCCGGCACAAATGCGCAGGATTCAGGAGCACCCCTGTTTCTCCGAGAAGGCGTGCCATGGATTTGGCAGGTGCCATATCCCGGTCGCCCCCAAATGCAATATCCAGTGTAACTATTGTGTCCGTGATTTCGATTGCGTGAACGAGAGCCGCCCTGGCGTCACAACGAAAGTCCTCAACCCGGACGAGTCCATGGATCTTGTGAAAAAGGTCGTGGAAAAATATAATTACATCAAGGTCGTGGGTATTGCCGGGCCCGGAGATCCCCTGGACAACGAGGAAACATTCGAAACCCTGAAAAGACTGCACGAACAGTACCCGAATGTCATCAAGTGCATCAGTACGAATGGTCTTCTCCTGCCGGACAAGATTGACCTCCTTGAGAAATACGATGTCGGGAACATCACCGTCACCCTCAACGCCATCGACCCCGATATCGGGGCAAAAATCTACCAGCATGTCGATTACCAGGGAAAACGCTACACGGGCCTTGAAGCTGCAAAACTCCTCCTCTCCCAACAGATGAAAGGGATCGAAGAGGCGGTGAAGCGCAAGATGATCGTCAAGATCAACACCGTGTATATTCCCGGCATCAACGAAGACCACATTCCCGCTATCGCAAAGAAAGTCGGTGAAATGGGGGTCTATACATTCAACTTAATCCCGCTCATAGCCCAGTACAAGTTTGCCAATATTGCTCCCCCGACCCCGGAGATGAAGAAGAAAATGCAGGACGAATGTGGCAAATACGTCAAGCAGATGCGCCACTGCCAGCGGTGTCGCGCTGACGCAATCGGTAAACTGGGTCACGACGTCCAATCGTGTATGTACGAGAAATAA
- a CDS encoding DNA glycosylase has product MPSLTLHYSEPFNLDATLSCGQVFRWDKGEDGWWHGVVGTRVIKIRQDKSRLTFAGAPASFIRHYFSLDGNLDAILASADNDPFIHEAILKNPGLRLVRQPPWECTVSYICSTNSNIPTIRRRIASIAEKYGKPVNFEGRTYFTFPPPSSISCGGHEGLTECRLGYRHPYVFGTSCTITDETKWEETIRGLPYEDARKELMKLHGVGPKAADCILLFAFQKYEAFPVDVWIRRIMQQHYLPELGMDSQLTGREYDRIRRFAREHFGEYCGYAQEYLYAAREG; this is encoded by the coding sequence ATGCCATCCCTCACACTGCACTATTCAGAGCCATTTAACCTGGACGCAACCCTGTCCTGCGGGCAGGTCTTTCGCTGGGATAAGGGAGAGGACGGATGGTGGCACGGGGTTGTCGGGACACGGGTCATTAAAATCCGACAGGACAAAAGCAGGCTCACATTTGCAGGGGCGCCAGCATCGTTCATCCGTCATTATTTCTCCCTTGACGGGAATCTCGATGCAATTCTCGCATCGGCAGATAATGATCCGTTCATCCATGAAGCCATCCTGAAAAACCCCGGGCTCCGTCTCGTGCGCCAGCCACCGTGGGAATGCACCGTGTCCTACATCTGTTCGACAAACTCCAACATTCCCACGATCCGACGCAGGATAGCCTCCATTGCAGAGAAATACGGTAAGCCGGTCAACTTTGAAGGAAGAACCTATTTCACTTTCCCGCCACCGTCGTCCATTTCCTGTGGGGGGCATGAGGGCCTCACGGAATGCCGGCTGGGGTACCGACATCCCTATGTTTTTGGAACGTCCTGCACGATCACCGATGAGACGAAGTGGGAAGAGACAATTCGCGGGCTCCCCTATGAAGATGCAAGAAAAGAACTGATGAAACTCCATGGCGTTGGTCCGAAAGCCGCGGACTGCATCCTTCTCTTCGCGTTCCAGAAGTACGAAGCGTTTCCGGTGGATGTCTGGATTCGCAGGATTATGCAACAGCACTATCTTCCGGAACTGGGCATGGATTCCCAGCTGACCGGGCGGGAATATGACAGAATCCGCAGGTTTGCCCGGGAACATTTCGGGGAATATTGCGGGTATGCGCAGGAGTATTTGTATGCGGCAAGAGAGGGGTAA
- the hisF gene encoding imidazole glycerol phosphate synthase subunit HisF, with product MVLTRRIIPCLDLKDGRVVKGTNFLGLRDAGDPVELAERYNEQGADEVVFLDITASKEKRGIIIELIKRAADQLFLPLTVGGGLKSLDDIQQILRAGADKVSLNTSAVHDPTLITRGAEAFGTQCMVCAMDVRRNFTPNEKAIPVILEYGRACWYEVVIYGGSKPTGIDAVAWAKEAEERGAGEILLTSMETDGTKNGFDIAITSAISDAAGIPVIASGGVGTLAHFYDGFTRGKADACLAASVFHYGEFTVKEVKEYLRSRDIPVRL from the coding sequence ATGGTGCTGACGCGACGGATCATTCCCTGTCTCGATCTCAAAGACGGCAGGGTTGTGAAGGGTACAAATTTTCTCGGGCTCCGCGATGCCGGGGACCCGGTGGAACTTGCCGAGAGATATAACGAGCAGGGTGCAGATGAAGTAGTATTCCTCGATATAACGGCTTCCAAAGAGAAGCGGGGAATCATCATCGAGCTCATAAAACGGGCCGCCGACCAGCTCTTCCTCCCGCTGACGGTCGGCGGGGGACTCAAATCCCTCGACGATATCCAGCAGATCCTCCGGGCCGGTGCCGACAAGGTGAGCCTCAACACGAGCGCGGTCCACGATCCCACGCTCATCACCCGGGGCGCTGAGGCGTTCGGCACCCAGTGCATGGTCTGTGCCATGGATGTGCGCCGGAACTTCACACCGAACGAAAAAGCAATTCCTGTTATTCTCGAATATGGCCGGGCCTGTTGGTACGAGGTTGTCATCTATGGCGGGAGCAAGCCGACCGGCATCGATGCCGTTGCCTGGGCAAAGGAGGCGGAGGAGCGGGGCGCCGGCGAGATCCTCCTCACCAGCATGGAGACCGATGGAACGAAAAACGGTTTTGATATCGCCATCACGTCAGCCATCTCCGATGCAGCGGGCATCCCGGTCATCGCAAGCGGCGGGGTCGGGACGCTTGCCCATTTTTACGACGGGTTCACCAGGGGAAAAGCTGATGCATGCCTTGCGGCAAGTGTCTTCCACTACGGGGAATTCACCGTAAAAGAAGTAAAAGAGTATCTCAGATCGCGGGATATCCCGGTACGGCTCTGA
- the pheT gene encoding phenylalanine--tRNA ligase subunit beta yields the protein MAVITLPYKYLERLTRTDKKTILENVPLIGSDVERIEEDHADVEFFPDRPDLFSPEGVARAMRGYLGIETGLPAYSVKPSGIKFTIDPQLAEIRPVLGAAVIRGVSFDDESIQSIMSLQESLHWAVGRGRSKVAIGIHDMDTVKPPFHYIASRRSRGFIPLDFKEKMTMDEILEKHPKGRDYAKIVKDFPLFPLIVDDDDHVLSFPPIINGERTRVTIDTKNILLDTTGTDKRAVSVAVNIICTAMAEAGASIESVEIGGVQTPTLAPTERILSVSECSRILGVSLTPASMAGYLQRMRFGAEPAGADKVKVQVPCYRADIMHDWDVFEDVAIAYGYDKLESQPPKSYTVGKPHPVQVNAALAREAFTGLGYLEVMPFTLTNEDVLYKRMQRDETKGVLRVMHPISIENTVVRTELLPLLLEFLTLNRHRELPQRLFTVGDVVLDCRTHQQAAGVSTHPDADFSEAYASADAVLHELSIDYTVKESADTAFIEGRRGDIIVNGKKVGVFGEIHPAALVAFELEHSVAAFEFDLRAVPGYPAI from the coding sequence ATGGCAGTCATCACGCTCCCCTACAAGTATCTCGAGCGGCTCACCCGTACCGACAAAAAGACGATCCTTGAGAATGTCCCTCTCATCGGTTCCGATGTGGAGCGTATCGAGGAGGACCATGCAGACGTGGAGTTCTTCCCCGACCGCCCTGACCTCTTCAGCCCCGAAGGCGTTGCCCGGGCCATGCGGGGTTATCTCGGGATCGAGACCGGCCTCCCGGCCTATTCGGTAAAGCCGTCCGGCATCAAATTCACGATCGATCCCCAGCTTGCGGAGATCCGCCCAGTGCTCGGGGCCGCTGTCATCCGGGGCGTCTCGTTCGATGATGAGTCTATCCAGAGCATCATGTCCCTCCAGGAATCGCTCCACTGGGCGGTTGGCCGTGGCAGGTCCAAGGTTGCCATTGGCATCCATGATATGGACACCGTCAAACCCCCGTTCCATTACATCGCCTCGCGCCGGAGCCGGGGTTTCATCCCGCTCGACTTTAAAGAGAAGATGACGATGGACGAGATCCTCGAGAAGCACCCGAAAGGCCGGGATTACGCGAAGATCGTAAAAGACTTCCCGCTCTTCCCGCTGATCGTGGACGACGATGATCACGTCCTCTCGTTCCCGCCGATCATCAACGGGGAACGGACCCGGGTGACGATCGACACGAAGAATATCCTCCTCGATACGACCGGCACCGACAAGCGGGCGGTCAGCGTTGCCGTCAACATCATCTGCACGGCTATGGCCGAAGCCGGTGCGAGCATCGAGAGCGTGGAGATCGGCGGCGTGCAGACCCCGACGCTTGCCCCCACCGAGAGGATCCTCAGTGTATCGGAATGCTCCAGGATTCTCGGAGTCAGTTTGACACCGGCGTCCATGGCAGGGTATCTCCAGCGGATGCGCTTCGGTGCCGAACCGGCCGGTGCAGACAAAGTGAAGGTCCAGGTGCCCTGCTACCGGGCCGATATCATGCACGACTGGGACGTCTTTGAGGATGTGGCCATCGCCTACGGCTATGATAAGCTTGAATCCCAGCCGCCCAAGTCTTACACCGTGGGAAAACCTCACCCGGTCCAGGTCAATGCGGCCCTGGCCCGCGAAGCCTTCACGGGACTTGGCTACCTCGAAGTGATGCCGTTCACACTGACCAACGAGGACGTGCTCTATAAGCGGATGCAGCGGGATGAGACAAAAGGTGTCCTCCGCGTTATGCACCCGATCAGCATTGAGAATACTGTCGTCAGGACCGAACTCCTGCCCCTCCTCCTTGAATTCCTCACGTTAAACCGGCACCGCGAGCTTCCCCAGCGCCTCTTTACGGTTGGCGACGTGGTACTGGACTGCCGCACGCACCAGCAGGCGGCAGGAGTCAGCACCCACCCGGACGCGGACTTCTCGGAAGCGTACGCTTCGGCCGATGCAGTGCTCCACGAGCTCTCGATTGATTACACGGTGAAGGAATCTGCCGATACGGCCTTCATCGAAGGGCGCCGTGGCGATATCATCGTGAACGGGAAAAAAGTGGGTGTCTTTGGCGAGATCCATCCCGCCGCGCTCGTGGCCTTCGAGCTCGAACACTCCGTTGCAGCCTTCGAGTTCGATCTCAGAGCCGTACCGGGATATCCCGCGATCTGA